In the genome of Gloeomargarita sp. SKYB120, one region contains:
- a CDS encoding cation:proton antiporter, protein MQADGRLIVDLVVVLAAALGGGTLAALLKQPPLLGYIVAGVLVGPTGFGGIREVVQVETLAQFGVTLLLFSLGVKFSFARLRQVGVFALGGGLLQMGLTMALTAYGVAVSGWLSPTAGVVLGAILALSSTAVALKSLAEIGQTDSLAGKAMLGILIVQDLAVGLILAVLPALAVTWEEIGTALGVALLKLLLFSLGAVALGRWGVPRFLRFLAQRESRELFLLGVVCLCVGVALLTERLGLSSEMGAFVAGLMIAEVDYADQTLDYVEPLRDVFGALFFASIGMLIDPRFILAHAPLIAGLVLLVMGGKFLIAAPVTRLFGYSWPMAVLVGCGLSQIGEFSFILATAAQELGLISRSVYLLVVGTTAITLLVSPALLPWAARLWERWDPTPQPPATTGESQWRDHFVICGYGQIGQDVAQILAAHRCPLLVLDQSERAIAQARQREFPYLWGDATAWAILQRANLPCARAMVITLPDLASIRLCLQRVLQLAPQLPVLVCAPRKEHIELLYRLGASKVIHPDFEASLGLCSHLLTELGVPPHQIQAELAAIRNHHYQDLSAGQPVCLLPMHPPPPVTVEVTP, encoded by the coding sequence ATGCAGGCAGACGGACGACTGATCGTTGATCTGGTCGTGGTGCTGGCGGCGGCCCTGGGCGGGGGGACGTTAGCCGCGCTGTTGAAACAACCGCCATTGTTGGGCTATATCGTGGCGGGGGTGCTGGTTGGCCCGACGGGGTTTGGGGGCATCCGGGAAGTGGTGCAGGTGGAAACCCTGGCCCAGTTCGGGGTGACGCTGTTGCTGTTTTCCTTGGGGGTGAAGTTTTCCTTTGCCCGCTTACGCCAGGTGGGGGTCTTTGCCCTAGGTGGCGGCCTGCTGCAAATGGGTCTGACGATGGCTTTGACGGCCTATGGGGTGGCGGTGAGCGGTTGGTTGTCGCCGACAGCGGGGGTCGTCTTGGGCGCGATCTTGGCTTTGTCGTCCACAGCGGTGGCGCTGAAATCCCTGGCGGAAATTGGGCAAACCGATAGCCTAGCGGGCAAGGCTATGTTAGGGATTCTGATTGTCCAGGACTTGGCGGTGGGGTTGATTTTGGCCGTCTTGCCGGCCCTGGCGGTGACCTGGGAGGAAATCGGTACAGCCCTGGGGGTGGCCTTGTTGAAATTGTTGCTGTTTAGCTTGGGAGCGGTCGCCTTGGGACGCTGGGGGGTGCCCCGTTTCCTGCGATTCCTGGCCCAACGGGAGAGCCGGGAGTTGTTTCTGCTGGGGGTGGTGTGCCTGTGCGTGGGGGTTGCCCTGCTGACGGAACGGCTGGGGTTGTCCAGTGAAATGGGGGCGTTCGTGGCGGGGTTGATGATTGCCGAGGTGGACTACGCCGACCAGACGTTGGATTATGTGGAACCGCTGCGGGACGTGTTTGGTGCGCTGTTTTTTGCCAGTATCGGGATGCTGATTGACCCCCGCTTTATCCTGGCCCACGCGCCCTTGATTGCGGGGTTGGTGTTGCTGGTGATGGGGGGCAAGTTTTTGATTGCGGCGCCAGTTACCCGCTTGTTTGGCTATTCCTGGCCGATGGCGGTGCTGGTGGGGTGCGGGTTGAGCCAGATTGGGGAGTTTTCGTTCATCTTGGCGACAGCGGCGCAGGAGTTGGGATTGATTAGCCGCAGTGTTTATTTGTTGGTGGTGGGCACGACGGCGATTACGTTGTTGGTGAGTCCGGCGCTGTTGCCCTGGGCGGCGCGACTTTGGGAACGCTGGGACCCAACGCCCCAACCGCCGGCGACGACGGGAGAATCCCAATGGCGCGACCACTTCGTGATTTGCGGCTACGGGCAAATTGGTCAAGACGTGGCCCAAATCCTGGCGGCGCATCGCTGCCCGCTGCTGGTGCTAGACCAATCCGAGCGGGCGATTGCCCAGGCGCGACAACGGGAATTTCCCTATCTGTGGGGCGATGCCACGGCGTGGGCGATTTTGCAGCGGGCGAATCTTCCCTGCGCGCGGGCTATGGTGATTACCTTGCCGGATTTGGCGAGTATTCGGCTGTGCCTGCAACGGGTGCTCCAGTTGGCGCCCCAATTGCCGGTGCTGGTGTGTGCGCCCCGCAAGGAACACATTGAGCTGCTTTACCGGTTGGGAGCTAGCAAGGTGATTCACCCCGACTTTGAGGCCAGTTTGGGGCTGTGCAGTCACTTGCTCACGGAACTAGGGGTGCCCCCCCACCAGATCCAGGCGGAACTGGCGGCGATTCGCAATCACCACTACCAGGACTTGAGCGCTGGCCAGCCGGTGTGTTTGTTGCCCATGCACCCGCCACCACCCGTTACAGTCGAGGTGACTCCATGA
- the uvrC gene encoding excinuclease ABC subunit UvrC: protein MELPLVQQPELLQQRLADLPLEPGVYLFKDRQDNILYIGKSKRLRSRVQSYFRADARLSPRIALMVQQVADIEFIVTDTETEALVLEANLIKQHQPHYNILLKDDKTYPYVCITWSEDYPRIFISRKRGLTNPKDRYYGPYVDAFQLRQTLGLIYRLFPLRQRPKPLFPDRPCLNYQIGRCPGVCQRLISPEAYRQTVAQVAMIFQGRTEELIQKLTQKMQQFAEAMNFEAAAQVRDQIRRLQGLGEQPKVNLPDDHAVLDAVALAMDDRDVCIQLFQMRAGRLVGRLGFFTQRQGDEPGAILQRVLEEHYTHVEGVEIPPLILVQHELPDAEWLSHFLSEKRQGKVKIHTPQRLQKAELIQMVMRNAELELQRRQRVRESHLFALTDLAELLQLPDIPHRMEAYDISHLQGTNVVASRAVFIEGQPAKQHYRHYHIKNPQVGPGHSDDFASLAEVISRRFAPWRHDPERPTLGDPDWPDLVLIDGGKGQLSAVMQVLQDWPGSEELTVIALAKKHEEVYLPGRSEPLVADPEQPGMQLLRRLRDEAHRFAVKFHRQQRARRYRYSTLSQIPGLGQHRQQQLLAYFHSLDMIQAATAEQLARVPGIGPRLAEQIYRYFHPAVDG from the coding sequence ATGGAACTGCCGTTAGTTCAGCAGCCCGAACTCCTGCAGCAACGTTTAGCGGACCTGCCGTTGGAGCCGGGGGTGTATCTTTTCAAGGACCGGCAGGACAACATCCTCTACATTGGCAAATCCAAGCGCTTGCGCAGCCGGGTGCAGTCCTATTTCCGGGCTGATGCGCGTTTGAGTCCCCGGATTGCCCTGATGGTGCAGCAGGTGGCCGACATTGAGTTCATCGTCACCGACACCGAGACGGAAGCGCTGGTACTAGAGGCCAATCTCATCAAGCAACACCAGCCCCACTACAACATCCTGCTCAAGGACGATAAAACCTATCCCTATGTCTGCATCACTTGGTCGGAGGATTACCCGCGCATTTTTATCAGTCGCAAACGCGGTTTGACGAACCCCAAAGACCGGTACTACGGCCCCTACGTAGATGCGTTTCAACTGCGGCAAACCCTGGGGTTGATTTACCGGCTCTTTCCCTTGCGCCAACGCCCAAAACCCTTGTTCCCCGACCGCCCCTGCCTGAATTACCAAATCGGTCGGTGTCCCGGCGTGTGCCAAAGATTGATCAGCCCAGAGGCCTACCGGCAAACGGTGGCGCAGGTGGCCATGATTTTCCAAGGTCGCACCGAGGAGTTGATTCAAAAACTCACCCAGAAGATGCAGCAATTTGCCGAGGCCATGAACTTTGAAGCGGCGGCCCAAGTGCGGGACCAAATCCGGCGGTTGCAGGGTTTGGGGGAACAACCCAAGGTGAACTTGCCCGATGACCACGCCGTTTTGGATGCAGTAGCCCTGGCGATGGATGACCGAGATGTTTGCATCCAGTTGTTCCAAATGCGGGCGGGGCGATTAGTGGGGCGATTGGGGTTTTTTACCCAGCGACAAGGGGATGAACCGGGCGCCATTTTGCAGCGGGTTTTGGAGGAACACTACACCCATGTAGAAGGGGTGGAAATTCCGCCACTGATTCTGGTGCAGCATGAGCTGCCGGATGCGGAGTGGTTGAGCCATTTCTTGAGCGAAAAACGCCAGGGTAAGGTGAAAATCCACACGCCCCAACGCCTGCAAAAAGCAGAACTGATCCAAATGGTGATGCGCAATGCGGAACTGGAATTGCAACGGCGGCAGCGGGTACGGGAGTCCCATCTATTCGCGTTGACAGACCTGGCGGAATTGTTGCAGTTACCGGATATTCCCCACCGCATGGAAGCCTATGACATTTCCCACCTGCAGGGGACAAATGTAGTGGCGTCGCGGGCGGTCTTTATTGAGGGGCAACCGGCAAAACAACATTACCGGCACTACCACATCAAAAATCCCCAGGTTGGCCCTGGCCACAGCGACGATTTTGCCAGTCTGGCGGAGGTGATTTCCCGGCGGTTTGCCCCCTGGAGACACGACCCAGAACGCCCCACCCTGGGCGACCCAGATTGGCCGGATCTAGTGCTGATTGATGGGGGCAAAGGGCAATTGTCAGCGGTGATGCAGGTGTTGCAAGACTGGCCGGGGAGTGAGGAATTAACAGTGATTGCCCTGGCGAAAAAGCACGAGGAAGTTTACCTGCCGGGACGCTCAGAACCTCTGGTGGCCGACCCGGAACAACCGGGGATGCAACTGCTGCGGCGCCTGCGGGATGAGGCCCACCGGTTTGCGGTGAAATTCCACCGGCAACAACGGGCGCGGCGGTATCGCTATTCCACCCTATCGCAGATTCCGGGCTTGGGGCAGCACCGGCAACAACAGCTTTTGGCCTATTTCCATTCGCTGGATATGATCCAGGCGGCGACGGCGGAACAACTGGCGCGAGTGCCGGGCATTGGCCCCCGTCTGGCGGAGCAGATCTATCGCTACTTTCACCCGGCGGTGGACGGTTAA
- a CDS encoding DUF1830 domain-containing protein: MMSQILDPLPVTATDCLICCYVNATSQIQVVRITNIPNWYYERVVFPGQRLIFSAPSDAHLQVHAGSMGELDEVIPCRDLQLLGSATEEALVLS, translated from the coding sequence ATGATGAGCCAAATTCTTGATCCCCTGCCGGTGACTGCCACGGATTGCCTTATTTGTTGTTATGTTAACGCCACCAGTCAGATTCAAGTGGTGCGAATTACGAATATCCCCAATTGGTACTACGAGCGGGTGGTTTTTCCGGGACAACGGTTGATCTTTAGCGCGCCCAGTGACGCCCATTTACAGGTCCATGCTGGAAGTATGGGGGAGTTGGATGAGGTGATTCCCTGCCGAGATTTACAGCTTTTGGGGAGCGCAACGGAAGAGGCGTTGGTGCTGTCCTAA
- a CDS encoding diguanylate cyclase has translation MGKTAAGGMVTLPWRQGAPVILVVDDDRSVREMLQGEMEREGYRALTASNGVEALEVCRRTLPDMVLLDAVMPQMDGFRCCAEIRRWPACENLPVLMITSLDDEESVAEAFAVGATDYIIKPAKQIHWSVLRQRVRRLLEAYAAMQELQQRSAQERKLTQITAHMRGSLEMDTILKTTVAEVRDLLQVEQVAIGEFQATGGFQFTVESTNPGWPSVVHKPLPLMTPQTDGIDWLVQVADGETVDTDTWYGQLIRQWGMQAFLAVPVVVGERLWGLLTAHHYSTPRPWSPHEVNMLQQLTMQLASALQQSQLYHQLQAANGELQRLAASDGLTQVYNRRRFDEYLAQQWQQLASEGASLALILADIDFFKRYNDTYGHLAGDECLRQVAQTITQVANRTDNLVARYGGEEFAVVLPRVPLARAVTLAEQIRVAVEQLRIPHSNSMVHEWVTLSLGVTCMTPTADNSPAELVAAADHALYQAKQQGRNCVVPY, from the coding sequence GTGGGCAAAACAGCGGCGGGGGGCATGGTCACACTGCCATGGCGTCAGGGAGCGCCAGTAATCCTAGTGGTGGATGATGACCGTTCTGTTCGCGAAATGCTCCAGGGAGAAATGGAGCGTGAAGGCTACCGTGCCCTGACTGCCAGCAACGGAGTGGAAGCGCTAGAGGTGTGCCGCAGGACTTTGCCCGATATGGTGTTGCTTGATGCGGTCATGCCTCAGATGGATGGGTTTCGTTGCTGCGCTGAAATTCGCCGCTGGCCGGCTTGCGAAAATTTACCGGTGTTGATGATTACCAGCCTGGATGACGAGGAGTCGGTGGCGGAAGCCTTTGCCGTCGGTGCGACCGACTACATCATCAAACCGGCCAAGCAGATTCACTGGAGTGTGTTGCGCCAGCGGGTACGCCGGTTGCTCGAGGCCTACGCCGCCATGCAGGAGCTGCAACAGCGCAGTGCCCAGGAGCGGAAGTTGACCCAGATCACAGCCCACATGCGCGGCTCGTTGGAAATGGACACCATCCTGAAGACGACGGTGGCGGAGGTGCGCGACCTTTTGCAGGTGGAGCAGGTGGCAATTGGCGAGTTCCAGGCCACGGGCGGTTTCCAGTTCACGGTGGAATCCACCAACCCTGGTTGGCCGTCGGTGGTCCACAAACCCTTGCCGCTGATGACGCCCCAGACCGATGGCATCGATTGGCTGGTGCAGGTGGCCGATGGGGAAACAGTGGACACTGATACTTGGTATGGGCAACTGATCCGGCAATGGGGAATGCAGGCATTCCTGGCGGTGCCAGTGGTCGTCGGGGAACGGCTGTGGGGCCTGTTGACGGCGCACCATTACTCGACCCCCCGTCCCTGGTCTCCTCATGAAGTAAATATGTTGCAGCAGTTGACCATGCAGTTGGCCAGCGCCCTCCAGCAGTCCCAGTTATACCACCAGTTGCAGGCGGCCAACGGGGAATTGCAACGCCTGGCGGCTTCCGACGGCCTCACTCAGGTCTACAACCGGCGGCGGTTCGATGAGTATCTGGCGCAACAGTGGCAGCAATTGGCGAGCGAAGGGGCGAGCCTGGCCTTGATCCTGGCGGACATCGACTTCTTTAAACGCTACAACGATACCTACGGTCATCTAGCGGGGGACGAATGCCTGCGGCAAGTGGCCCAGACCATTACGCAGGTGGCGAACCGCACAGACAACCTGGTGGCCCGCTACGGGGGCGAAGAGTTTGCAGTGGTCCTGCCGCGGGTGCCGCTGGCGCGAGCGGTGACCTTGGCGGAGCAGATACGGGTGGCGGTGGAACAGCTCCGGATTCCCCACTCCAATTCAATGGTGCATGAGTGGGTGACCTTGAGCTTGGGGGTGACCTGTATGACCCCGACTGCGGATAACAGTCCGGCGGAACTGGTAGCGGCGGCGGACCATGCCCTGTACCAGGCGAAACAACAGGGGCGCAACTGTGTGGTTCCCTACTGA
- the sppA gene encoding signal peptide peptidase SppA, producing the protein MRWPWWGRPRCVAKVEISGVINGAQRQRVLNALKVVKTRRYPALVVRIDSPGGTVGDSQEIYSALCALQPHTHIVASFGNIAASGGVYVGMGAPHIVANPGTVTGSIGVILRGNNLEELLKKIGVSFKVVKSGPYKDILAFDRELTPEEHQILQQLIDVSYRQFITTVATARRLPLERVQEFADGRIFTGEQALALGVVDRLGTEEDARRWACELAGLDPERTPMRTIPGRPRSPLARFRNQALPWEYVGIPLWLYSP; encoded by the coding sequence ATGCGTTGGCCTTGGTGGGGACGACCTCGATGTGTGGCCAAGGTGGAAATTAGCGGCGTGATCAACGGCGCCCAGCGCCAGCGGGTACTCAACGCGCTGAAGGTGGTGAAAACCCGCCGGTATCCCGCTTTGGTGGTGCGCATTGACAGTCCCGGCGGCACGGTTGGGGATTCCCAGGAAATCTACAGCGCCCTGTGCGCCCTGCAACCCCACACCCACATCGTCGCCAGTTTTGGGAATATCGCTGCGTCGGGGGGAGTTTACGTTGGCATGGGAGCGCCCCACATCGTAGCCAATCCTGGCACGGTGACCGGCAGCATCGGCGTCATCCTGCGGGGCAACAACCTGGAGGAACTGCTCAAAAAAATCGGCGTGTCCTTCAAAGTGGTCAAATCGGGACCCTACAAGGACATCCTGGCCTTTGACCGCGAACTGACCCCCGAAGAGCACCAAATCTTGCAGCAACTGATTGACGTTAGCTACCGGCAATTTATTACAACAGTGGCGACAGCGCGGCGGTTGCCCCTAGAGCGGGTGCAGGAATTTGCCGATGGCCGGATTTTTACCGGTGAGCAGGCTCTAGCGCTGGGGGTGGTGGACCGCTTGGGAACAGAGGAGGATGCCCGCCGCTGGGCCTGCGAATTAGCCGGTCTAGACCCGGAACGCACACCGATGCGTACCATCCCTGGACGGCCCCGTTCTCCCCTGGCCCGTTTCCGTAACCAAGCCTTGCCCTGGGAGTACGTGGGCATTCCCCTGTGGCTCTACAGCCCCTAG
- a CDS encoding methyltransferase domain-containing protein, with translation MGRKTIVWLVGLGVAALLPWWTEPLQAESVRRSATPAPVIQEHIAKDVPYVPTPQPVVDAMLKLANVNSNDVLVDLGSGDGRIVITAVKKFGVKKAVGIEIDPALVAESRRNIQAAGVADRAEIIQQNLFEADLSKYTVITMYLLPSVNLRLRHKLLRLRPGTRIVSHAFDMGEWQPDKVEQVDGRMIYLWVVPPLEKVPPHLLKEVKE, from the coding sequence ATGGGACGTAAAACCATCGTTTGGCTGGTGGGTTTGGGGGTGGCGGCCCTATTGCCCTGGTGGACGGAGCCGCTCCAGGCCGAGTCCGTTCGCCGCAGCGCGACGCCAGCGCCTGTCATCCAAGAACACATCGCCAAGGATGTTCCCTACGTCCCAACGCCCCAACCGGTGGTGGACGCCATGCTCAAACTGGCCAACGTCAACAGCAATGACGTGCTGGTGGACCTAGGCAGCGGCGATGGCCGGATTGTGATTACGGCGGTCAAAAAATTTGGCGTGAAGAAAGCTGTCGGCATCGAAATTGACCCGGCGTTGGTGGCCGAGAGTCGCCGGAATATCCAAGCCGCTGGCGTGGCCGACCGCGCCGAAATCATCCAGCAAAACCTGTTTGAAGCCGACCTAAGCAAGTATACTGTTATTACAATGTATTTATTACCTAGTGTGAATTTACGCTTGCGTCACAAGTTGTTACGGTTGCGACCGGGGACGCGGATTGTGTCCCATGCCTTTGATATGGGGGAATGGCAGCCGGACAAGGTGGAGCAGGTGGACGGGCGAATGATTTACTTGTGGGTGGTGCCGCCACTGGAAAAGGTGCCGCCTCACTTACTCAAGGAAGTGAAGGAGTGA
- a CDS encoding amino acid permease: MTPAAEETVAGPRPQLTTWDGIALIVGIVVGVGIFETPVWVASNLTSVAQVLGVWLLGGVLSLVGGLCVAELGAAYPHAGGIYHYLDRMFGWRLAFLFGWARMTVIQSGSIALLAFVFGDYCTQLWSLGRYSASWYAAAVIVLLTGCNLLGVRPSKWLQAGLSGAKVLSLLLVVLAGWRATGTTLGTAAPTPTFNLGLALIFVLFTYGGWSEAAYISAELRNVQQAMPRVLLGGIGAVTVLYLLVNGAYLRGLGLAGVAQSQAVAADLMRQTFGPAGAALTSGVIALSALGAIQGTMITGARTNYALGQDFAPLRWLGVWNSRWDAPVSALVWQGAICLALVGLGTWTRKGFVTMVDYTAPVFWLFMLLTGVALLGLRWREPEQARPFCVPAYPWTPLLFCATCGYLLYASLAYTGMGALVGIAVLAVGLPLSFLSKAT, from the coding sequence ATGACCCCTGCGGCAGAAGAGACAGTGGCCGGCCCGCGTCCCCAGTTGACCACCTGGGATGGGATTGCCCTGATTGTTGGGATTGTGGTGGGTGTGGGGATTTTTGAGACGCCGGTGTGGGTGGCCAGCAACTTGACCAGCGTTGCCCAAGTCCTGGGCGTCTGGCTACTAGGGGGGGTTCTGTCCCTGGTTGGCGGGCTGTGCGTGGCCGAATTGGGAGCGGCCTATCCCCACGCTGGGGGCATCTACCACTACCTGGACCGGATGTTTGGCTGGCGGCTGGCCTTTCTGTTCGGCTGGGCGCGGATGACGGTGATCCAGTCGGGTTCGATTGCCCTGCTGGCCTTTGTGTTTGGGGACTATTGCACGCAGTTGTGGTCGCTGGGGCGCTACAGCGCCTCCTGGTATGCGGCAGCGGTGATTGTACTGTTGACCGGCTGCAACCTGCTAGGGGTGCGCCCCAGTAAATGGCTCCAGGCGGGGTTAAGCGGGGCTAAGGTGCTGAGTCTACTGCTGGTGGTGCTGGCGGGCTGGCGGGCGACTGGGACAACGTTGGGAACAGCGGCGCCAACTCCGACGTTCAACTTGGGGCTGGCTTTAATCTTTGTCCTGTTTACCTATGGCGGCTGGAGCGAAGCGGCCTATATCTCGGCGGAACTCCGCAATGTCCAACAGGCGATGCCTCGGGTGTTGCTGGGAGGGATTGGGGCGGTGACCGTGTTGTATCTTCTGGTCAACGGGGCCTACCTGCGGGGGCTAGGACTGGCCGGCGTAGCCCAATCCCAGGCGGTGGCGGCAGACCTGATGCGCCAGACCTTTGGCCCAGCAGGTGCAGCCCTGACGAGTGGCGTGATTGCCCTGTCGGCATTAGGGGCGATTCAGGGGACGATGATCACCGGTGCTCGCACCAACTATGCCCTGGGCCAAGATTTTGCCCCGTTGCGCTGGCTGGGCGTTTGGAACAGCCGCTGGGATGCGCCTGTGAGTGCCTTGGTCTGGCAAGGCGCCATCTGTCTGGCGCTGGTGGGCTTGGGCACCTGGACACGCAAAGGCTTTGTCACCATGGTGGATTACACCGCGCCGGTGTTCTGGCTGTTTATGCTGCTCACCGGCGTGGCGTTGCTAGGGTTGCGGTGGCGAGAACCGGAACAAGCACGGCCCTTTTGCGTACCCGCCTATCCCTGGACGCCCCTGCTGTTTTGCGCCACCTGCGGCTATTTGCTCTACGCCAGCCTGGCCTACACGGGGATGGGGGCGCTGGTAGGCATTGCGGTACTGGCGGTCGGGCTACCGTTGAGCTTCCTATCTAAGGCGACCTGA
- a CDS encoding STAS domain-containing protein, whose amino-acid sequence MERVLFTPMTQESFGDPPQFVEIPLTRLDGSTAELFKTQCLACCNGQGYLVGVNLSAVDFIDSSGLGALVSCSKQLQATGNQMALVAPQPRILVLLETVAVYRFIPIYTKREHFEQGLDPDRSW is encoded by the coding sequence ATGGAACGCGTTCTGTTTACGCCGATGACGCAGGAGTCTTTCGGTGACCCTCCCCAGTTTGTCGAAATTCCCCTGACCCGCTTGGATGGCTCAACGGCGGAACTCTTCAAAACCCAGTGTCTCGCCTGCTGCAATGGTCAAGGCTACCTCGTCGGCGTGAACCTGAGCGCGGTGGACTTTATAGATAGCAGCGGGTTGGGCGCCCTGGTGAGCTGTAGTAAGCAGTTGCAGGCGACCGGCAACCAGATGGCCCTAGTGGCTCCTCAACCCCGAATCCTGGTGCTGCTGGAGACGGTGGCGGTCTACCGCTTCATCCCCATCTACACCAAGCGGGAGCATTTTGAACAGGGGCTGGACCCCGACCGGTCTTGGTAG
- a CDS encoding cupin domain-containing protein yields MEGEGVEMGSMEGVTKQEGIQVKRQISAAEQDALGVKSWPVWEKGISEFPWTYETQETCYFLAGEVTVTPAQGEPVTLRAGDLAVFPKGLQCTWKITQPVRKHYRFD; encoded by the coding sequence ATGGAGGGGGAAGGGGTGGAGATGGGCAGCATGGAAGGCGTGACCAAGCAGGAGGGCATCCAAGTGAAACGCCAAATTTCGGCGGCGGAGCAGGATGCCTTGGGGGTAAAAAGCTGGCCGGTTTGGGAAAAGGGAATTTCGGAGTTTCCCTGGACCTATGAGACGCAGGAGACCTGCTATTTCCTGGCGGGGGAGGTGACCGTCACGCCGGCGCAAGGTGAACCGGTGACCCTGCGAGCTGGGGATTTGGCCGTCTTTCCTAAGGGTCTGCAATGCACTTGGAAGATCACGCAGCCGGTACGCAAGCACTATCGTTTTGACTGA
- a CDS encoding glycosyltransferase family 61 protein, with the protein MGSVIAHDGRVIHDSSRQCSFPVAHNEALHRRFPPVQWVDHTIAVMTDGSGGANYWHWLINIVPKFILLQQGDVWPKIDYFLVDQPLKQLEITLEILGVPQAKRIPTKFNYSLRSPLVVVPTFIREIPPWILDGLRTSFLPYGQAPLQPHPKVYISRRKAQRRRILNEAQVVDYLVSRGYTVCCLEDLSFLEQVGLFRGARYVIGVHGAGLTNLVWGESGGRVLEIFPAVPCRDCYWILAHQAGWDYYYWYPDSQHGNENYDADLWIDMAMFPQVVEHFES; encoded by the coding sequence ATGGGGAGTGTCATCGCCCACGATGGCCGCGTCATCCATGACAGTTCGCGCCAGTGCAGCTTCCCCGTTGCCCACAATGAAGCCCTGCACCGCCGGTTTCCCCCGGTTCAGTGGGTTGACCATACCATTGCAGTGATGACCGATGGCAGCGGTGGGGCCAACTACTGGCACTGGTTGATCAACATCGTCCCCAAGTTCATCCTGCTGCAACAGGGCGATGTCTGGCCAAAGATTGACTATTTCCTGGTAGATCAACCGCTGAAACAACTGGAGATCACCCTGGAGATTCTGGGGGTTCCCCAAGCTAAAAGGATTCCCACCAAATTTAACTACTCATTGCGCAGTCCCCTGGTGGTTGTGCCGACTTTTATCCGAGAAATTCCCCCCTGGATTTTAGATGGTTTGAGAACGTCATTTTTGCCCTACGGCCAAGCGCCGCTCCAACCGCATCCCAAGGTCTATATCAGTCGGCGGAAGGCCCAACGCCGGCGCATTCTCAATGAGGCGCAGGTCGTGGATTACCTGGTGTCACGGGGATATACGGTCTGTTGCTTGGAGGATTTGAGTTTCTTAGAGCAAGTGGGTCTATTCCGTGGGGCCAGGTATGTCATTGGTGTGCACGGCGCGGGTTTGACCAATCTCGTCTGGGGTGAATCGGGGGGTCGAGTTTTGGAGATTTTCCCCGCTGTGCCCTGTCGAGATTGCTACTGGATTTTGGCCCATCAGGCGGGATGGGATTACTACTACTGGTATCCCGATAGCCAGCACGGGAATGAAAACTACGATGCAGACCTCTGGATAGATATGGCGATGTTTCCACAAGTCGTGGAACACTTTGAAAGTTGA